The following coding sequences lie in one Flavobacterium cyclinae genomic window:
- a CDS encoding DUF6671 family protein — protein sequence MKININFFKDRDLLIVTKHKKEQVIAPLLQNELGVNCILSQQFDTDSLGTFSGEVERKQDAFTTLRQKCLQAMELEGYDLAIATEGSFGNHPSVFFAAANEELILLVDKRNNLEIFERLISLETNFNSEKITSKSAFNSFLERVKFPSHAIIIKDEEKDWNSINKGVNDKDTADRIFEELYFSNGYCFVETDMRAMYNPTRMAIIEAACKKLLLKIHSICPNCQSPGFGIVKVESGLACSSCSMPTKSILAHVYQCQKCHFEEKKMHPNHKLKEDPMYCDFCNP from the coding sequence ATGAAAATTAATATAAATTTCTTTAAAGATAGAGATTTACTAATTGTAACAAAACACAAAAAGGAGCAAGTGATTGCTCCTTTGTTACAAAACGAACTTGGTGTAAATTGCATTTTATCTCAGCAATTTGACACTGATTCACTGGGTACTTTTAGTGGTGAAGTAGAGCGCAAACAAGATGCTTTTACAACCTTAAGACAAAAATGTTTGCAAGCTATGGAGCTGGAAGGCTATGATTTAGCTATAGCAACGGAAGGTTCTTTTGGAAATCATCCTTCTGTTTTTTTTGCTGCAGCAAATGAAGAGTTAATTCTGTTAGTGGACAAACGTAATAATTTAGAAATCTTTGAACGCTTAATCAGTCTGGAGACAAATTTTAATTCGGAAAAAATTACATCAAAATCAGCATTTAATTCCTTTTTAGAAAGAGTAAAATTCCCATCTCATGCTATTATAATAAAAGATGAAGAGAAAGATTGGAATTCGATTAACAAAGGAGTAAATGACAAAGATACAGCCGACCGAATATTTGAAGAATTGTATTTTTCTAATGGATATTGCTTTGTAGAAACCGACATGAGAGCTATGTATAATCCAACACGAATGGCAATTATTGAAGCCGCATGTAAAAAACTTCTTTTAAAAATTCATTCGATTTGTCCTAATTGTCAGTCGCCAGGTTTTGGAATAGTGAAAGTAGAGTCGGGCTTAGCTTGTAGTTCTTGTTCTATGCCAACAAAATCGATTTTAGCACACGTTTACCAATGTCAAAAATGCCATTTTGAAGAAAAGAAAATGCATCCCAATCACAAACTGAAAGAAGATCCCATGTATTGCGATTTTTGTAATCCTTAA
- a CDS encoding LysR family transcriptional regulator produces MNYTLNQLRIFLKVVQNQSVTKASEELHLTQPAVSIQLKNFQDQFEIPLTEVVGRKIYVTDFGKEIAAAAAQILEQVNTIDYKTLAYKGQLFGKIKFSVVSTGKYVMPFFLADFLKMHPGVELEMDVTNKNKVVKSLQQNEVDFALVSILPEKMKVEKIDLMQNKLYLVGNNEEKFSNKTKMETILENRPLLFREAGSGTRQTMERFIVQQDLKINKRMELTSNEAVKQAILAGLGYSIMPLIGIRKELQNNELQIIPLKGLPIKTDWSLIWVKGKNHNPAALAYLDYLKKEKEAIIHSKFSWYETM; encoded by the coding sequence ATGAATTACACTTTAAATCAATTGCGTATATTTCTTAAAGTAGTACAAAATCAAAGTGTTACTAAGGCTTCGGAAGAGTTACATTTGACCCAACCTGCTGTGTCAATTCAATTAAAAAATTTTCAAGATCAGTTTGAAATCCCATTGACAGAAGTGGTGGGAAGAAAAATTTATGTTACTGATTTTGGTAAAGAAATAGCTGCTGCTGCTGCTCAAATACTGGAACAAGTAAATACAATAGACTATAAAACCTTAGCTTATAAAGGCCAATTATTTGGAAAAATAAAGTTTTCTGTGGTTTCTACAGGCAAATATGTAATGCCTTTTTTCTTAGCCGATTTCTTAAAAATGCATCCAGGAGTTGAATTAGAAATGGATGTAACCAATAAAAACAAAGTGGTAAAAAGTTTACAGCAGAATGAAGTAGATTTTGCCTTAGTTTCCATTCTACCTGAAAAAATGAAAGTAGAAAAAATCGATTTAATGCAAAACAAATTGTATTTGGTAGGTAATAACGAAGAAAAATTCAGCAATAAAACAAAAATGGAAACGATATTAGAGAATCGTCCTTTATTGTTTAGGGAAGCAGGTTCGGGGACACGCCAAACAATGGAGCGTTTTATAGTACAACAGGATTTAAAGATAAATAAACGCATGGAACTTACATCAAACGAAGCTGTAAAACAAGCTATTTTAGCAGGTTTAGGGTATTCAATCATGCCTTTAATTGGTATTCGTAAAGAATTACAAAACAATGAATTACAAATTATCCCATTAAAAGGATTACCCATCAAAACTGATTGGAGCTTGATTTGGGTTAAAGGCAAAAATCATAACCCAGCTGCCCTAGCCTATTTGGATTATTTAAAAAAGGAAAAAGAAGCAATTATTCATTCCAAATTTAGTTGGTACGAGACGATGTGA
- a CDS encoding L-threonylcarbamoyladenylate synthase produces the protein MISKDIDRAVEELNRNNIIGFPTETVYGLAGNAYETEAINKIFEVKKRPTFNPLIVHIKSISDLEKVACDIPPIAYELANAFWPGPLTLILKKQPHIPDLVTANQDTVAVRVPNHPVALELLHKLEFPLVAPSANPFKRISPTQAVHVEDYFGNQIGLVLDGGTCNSGIESTIVGFNNNKVEVYRLGALAMEEIEKYSENVVVLNKKRKQPIAPGMLLKHYAPKTDFILTRNIQNELEWFSDKKIGLLLFNKTEASLEEKYQFVLSPESDLKIAASKLYDALHQLDKMNLDIIIAERFPEFGLGLSINDRLERAAKK, from the coding sequence ATGATAAGTAAAGATATAGACAGAGCAGTTGAAGAGCTCAATCGAAATAATATAATTGGATTTCCTACCGAAACCGTCTATGGTTTGGCAGGAAATGCTTATGAAACGGAAGCCATCAATAAAATTTTTGAAGTTAAAAAACGTCCTACTTTTAATCCTTTGATTGTTCATATAAAGAGTATTTCGGATTTAGAAAAAGTAGCTTGTGATATTCCGCCAATCGCCTATGAATTAGCAAATGCTTTTTGGCCAGGACCATTAACCCTCATCTTAAAAAAACAACCTCATATTCCAGATTTAGTAACTGCTAATCAGGATACAGTTGCTGTTAGAGTTCCAAATCATCCTGTTGCATTAGAATTATTGCATAAATTAGAGTTTCCGTTAGTTGCCCCAAGCGCTAATCCATTTAAAAGAATAAGTCCCACCCAAGCTGTTCACGTGGAAGACTATTTTGGAAATCAAATAGGTTTAGTTCTTGATGGGGGGACGTGTAATTCAGGAATAGAATCAACTATTGTAGGTTTTAATAACAACAAGGTGGAAGTCTATCGTTTAGGAGCACTTGCCATGGAAGAAATTGAAAAATATTCTGAAAATGTAGTTGTATTGAATAAAAAAAGAAAACAACCAATTGCCCCCGGAATGTTGTTAAAACATTATGCTCCAAAAACAGATTTTATTTTAACCCGAAACATTCAAAATGAATTGGAATGGTTTTCTGATAAAAAAATAGGACTATTGCTTTTTAACAAAACCGAAGCTAGTTTAGAAGAGAAATATCAATTTGTATTATCTCCAGAAAGTGATTTGAAAATAGCAGCATCAAAGTTGTATGATGCATTACATCAATTAGATAAGATGAACTTAGATATCATAATAGCAGAACGTTTTCCAGAATTTGGATTAGGTTTATCTATAAATGATCGTTTAGAACGAGCAGCAAAAAAATAA
- a CDS encoding alpha/beta hydrolase — protein MKLLVFLSLFFIGIYPSNIVLNQDPIPNHETFAIDSRHVNEKRVINVWFPEEYKNPTISFPVLYMPDGGIKEDFPHIANTLSKLIKSKKIKPFILVGIENTERRRDLTPPTSVSTDKEIAPIVGGSEAFRKFIKEELIPEINSKYRTSDEKGILGESLAGLFVTETFLLSPETFDYYIAFDPSLWWNNQQLLKDASNYLNAFPKASKRFWFAGSSAKDIFKNTNSLSEILSKNAVPNLKWNYSPEKKEKHHTIFRATKEKAFIWTFN, from the coding sequence ATGAAATTATTAGTTTTTCTATCGTTGTTTTTTATTGGAATTTATCCATCTAATATCGTTTTGAATCAAGATCCTATTCCTAATCATGAAACTTTTGCCATTGATTCTAGACATGTAAACGAAAAAAGAGTTATTAATGTTTGGTTTCCAGAAGAATATAAAAATCCTACTATTTCTTTTCCTGTCTTATATATGCCTGACGGAGGTATAAAAGAGGATTTTCCACATATCGCCAATACATTATCTAAATTAATTAAATCAAAGAAAATCAAACCCTTTATTTTGGTAGGAATTGAAAATACAGAACGAAGACGAGATTTAACACCACCAACTTCTGTATCGACTGATAAGGAAATTGCTCCAATTGTGGGAGGTTCTGAAGCGTTTAGAAAATTTATAAAAGAAGAGTTAATACCAGAAATAAATTCAAAATATAGAACTTCAGATGAAAAAGGAATACTTGGAGAATCCCTAGCTGGACTTTTTGTAACGGAAACATTTTTATTATCACCTGAAACATTTGATTATTATATTGCATTTGATCCTTCTTTATGGTGGAATAATCAGCAATTGTTAAAAGACGCATCAAATTATTTAAATGCTTTTCCTAAAGCTTCTAAAAGGTTTTGGTTTGCGGGTTCAAGTGCAAAAGATATTTTTAAAAACACGAATTCCTTGAGTGAAATATTAAGTAAAAATGCTGTTCCCAATTTAAAGTGGAATTATTCTCCCGAAAAAAAAGAAAAGCATCATACCATATTTAGGGCTACTAAAGAAAAAGCATTTATCTGGACATTCAACTAA
- a CDS encoding T9SS type A sorting domain-containing protein yields the protein MRHYFFPITVIPQSPFNGGVLTWILQGTIPTRAGYELCMIKFAVDVAGCDSTGKMASVDKNEVNSNPTSFSLYPNPAVTAVTLSYSLELEGATLEIYDLTGRNIAKKALSSADKEVTLAIDSYPAGLYMLVVKQADTILWQNKLIIK from the coding sequence ATGCGACATTATTTTTTTCCGATTACCGTTATTCCTCAAAGTCCTTTTAACGGAGGCGTATTGACTTGGATTTTGCAAGGTACAATACCTACTAGAGCAGGTTATGAATTGTGTATGATAAAATTTGCAGTTGATGTGGCTGGATGTGATTCTACTGGAAAAATGGCTAGTGTAGATAAGAATGAAGTTAATTCTAACCCAACTAGCTTTAGCCTGTATCCTAATCCTGCCGTTACAGCCGTAACCCTTTCTTACTCTCTAGAATTAGAAGGTGCCACATTAGAAATTTATGATTTGACAGGAAGAAATATTGCTAAAAAAGCCTTATCTTCGGCTGATAAGGAAGTCACTTTAGCGATTGACTCTTATCCTGCTGGTCTGTATATGTTAGTTGTAAAACAAGCGGATACTATCTTATGGCAAAATAAATTAATTATTAAATAG
- a CDS encoding T9SS type A sorting domain-containing protein — protein sequence MIYSGMTVPYQVTLSEETNQVVLLPSSFTLQPGQNVIQVTVIPQSPFNGGVLTWILQGTIPTRAGYELCMIKFAVDVAGCDSTGKMASVDKNEVNSNPTSFSLYPNPAVTAVTLSYPIELEGAILEIYDLTGRSIAKKALSSADKEVTLAIDSYPVGLYMLVVKQADTILWQHKLIIK from the coding sequence ATGATTTATAGTGGTATGACTGTTCCTTATCAAGTGACATTGAGTGAAGAGACGAATCAAGTAGTATTACTGCCTTCATCGTTTACTTTACAGCCAGGACAAAACGTAATTCAAGTAACCGTTATTCCCCAAAGTCCTTTTAACGGAGGTGTATTGACTTGGATTTTACAAGGTACAATACCTACTAGAGCAGGTTATGAATTGTGTATGATAAAATTTGCTGTTGATGTTGCAGGATGTGATTCTACTGGAAAAATGGCAAGTGTAGATAAGAATGAAGTTAATTCTAACCCAACTAGTTTTAGTCTTTATCCTAATCCTGCCGTTACAGCCGTAACTCTTTCTTATCCTATAGAATTAGAAGGTGCCATATTGGAAATTTATGATTTGACAGGTAGAAGTATTGCTAAAAAAGCCTTATCTTCGGCTGATAAGGAAGTCACTTTAGCGATTGACTCTTATCCTGTAGGTTTGTATATGCTAGTAGTAAAACAAGCGGATACTATCTTATGGCAACACAAGTTAATTATTAAATAG
- a CDS encoding Bax inhibitor-1/YccA family protein: protein MNLENQVVVSYATDAERAAFFKKTYTHVAFAILAFMFVESLLLQIVPVDWILMMMGGKFVWLFVLGLFWLGSTLSDRLVFHPDRQKQYLGLGLYVLLEAIIFLPMIAIAVIYSGSEMIMQAAIITLFMFSGLTAVVFMTKTDFSFLRTAITIGGFVALGVIVVGAIFGFNLGLWFSVGMVVLASASILYQTSQIKDQFSTDQYVGASLQLFASIMLLFWYVLRILMSRK, encoded by the coding sequence ATGAATCTAGAAAATCAAGTAGTAGTTTCTTATGCAACAGATGCTGAAAGAGCTGCATTTTTTAAAAAAACCTACACTCATGTGGCATTTGCTATTTTAGCCTTTATGTTTGTAGAATCTCTTTTATTACAAATTGTTCCTGTTGATTGGATTTTGATGATGATGGGAGGGAAGTTTGTATGGTTATTTGTTTTAGGATTATTTTGGTTGGGATCAACATTATCAGACCGATTGGTTTTTCATCCTGATAGACAAAAACAATATTTAGGATTAGGATTGTATGTTTTGCTTGAGGCTATTATTTTCTTACCAATGATTGCTATTGCAGTTATTTATTCAGGTAGTGAAATGATTATGCAAGCTGCAATTATTACCTTATTCATGTTTTCTGGATTAACAGCAGTTGTATTCATGACCAAAACCGATTTCTCTTTTTTAAGAACTGCAATTACTATTGGTGGTTTTGTTGCTTTAGGAGTTATTGTTGTAGGTGCAATTTTCGGATTTAACTTAGGATTATGGTTTTCTGTAGGTATGGTAGTATTAGCGTCTGCAAGTATTTTATATCAAACTAGTCAAATTAAAGACCAATTCAGTACCGATCAATACGTTGGAGCATCATTGCAATTATTTGCTTCTATTATGTTATTATTCTGGTATGTATTACGAATTTTAATGAGTAGAAAATAA
- a CDS encoding sodium-dependent bicarbonate transport family permease encodes MNFNLLLENLTNPALLYFILGILAVYLKSDLEIPQNSSKFISLYLLFAIGFKGGQELSHETITSEILWCMLFGISIAILIPLYTFFVLKRKLNIYDSGAIAAAYGSISAVTFVTAVSYLESHQISIHGYMVAIMALMESPAIIVGLVLITLFNKEKASKFNKSEILRHSFTNGSVLLILGSLIIGFLASDKQAEGIQPFTNDLFKGFLAIFLLDMGITSGKKLKSFFEHGWFPFVFALFIPLVNGTLFAWLSGFITEDISNRFIFSILAASASYIAVPAAMKITVPKANPGLFLPMALAVTFPVNITIGMPLYFYVVQNF; translated from the coding sequence ATGAATTTTAATTTATTACTCGAAAATTTAACCAATCCGGCATTATTGTATTTTATTTTAGGAATTTTAGCCGTTTACTTAAAAAGTGACTTAGAAATTCCTCAAAATTCTTCCAAATTCATTTCACTTTACTTGCTTTTTGCTATCGGGTTTAAAGGCGGACAAGAGTTATCGCACGAAACCATAACGAGTGAAATCTTGTGGTGTATGCTATTTGGAATTTCAATTGCAATATTGATTCCATTATATACATTTTTTGTACTAAAACGCAAGCTAAATATATATGATTCAGGAGCCATTGCTGCTGCTTATGGTTCTATTAGTGCCGTAACATTTGTAACAGCTGTTTCGTATTTAGAATCGCATCAAATTTCAATACATGGTTATATGGTTGCCATTATGGCTTTAATGGAATCGCCAGCTATTATAGTGGGCTTGGTTTTAATTACACTTTTTAACAAAGAAAAAGCAAGTAAGTTTAATAAATCAGAAATTTTACGTCATTCTTTTACAAACGGAAGTGTACTTTTAATATTGGGGAGTTTGATTATTGGATTTTTAGCCAGTGACAAACAAGCTGAAGGGATTCAACCTTTTACAAATGATTTATTTAAAGGATTCTTAGCCATTTTCTTATTGGATATGGGAATCACAAGTGGAAAAAAGTTAAAATCCTTTTTTGAACACGGTTGGTTTCCCTTTGTGTTTGCTCTTTTTATTCCACTAGTAAATGGAACTTTATTTGCTTGGTTAAGCGGATTCATTACCGAAGATATTTCCAATCGTTTTATATTTTCAATATTAGCAGCAAGTGCTTCTTATATTGCCGTGCCGGCAGCCATGAAAATTACAGTACCAAAAGCAAATCCGGGGTTGTTTTTACCCATGGCTTTAGCTGTAACTTTTCCGGTTAACATTACGATAGGAATGCCTTTGTATTTTTATGTGGTTCAAAATTTTTAA
- a CDS encoding WG repeat-containing protein, which yields MKKLFLILVFSSVLSNAQNSELIPFVSNKKWGFSDKAGKIMIQPVYDSVGFFNASSVGLKYLTYAYVYQNQKMGVIDTKNKVLLPLQYAHLRNVSNSFHFIATNDEGKSGLVAADNQQLLPFEYDAIDDILNNSYLLKKQNKIGIADASGKILIPVIYDQIVYVDEDDRTGKCRWRVNNDTITQYLYTAIYDDPNDEIYMTVPSVTYKDKAAISYTLDENSKDFEEKIPIRYESNLFLLRKKNLFGFVDVKEKIGFQPKYKQLDYFFNSYNYEKGKKHYLIIEENHKKGLVDGYGNQLLKTEYDAIKKEFHYLELTQNNQTGIFFLATHKVVFSDFNKIKTAIELDNDFVVLLVENKDTNSVYYVGQNGVIYKN from the coding sequence ATGAAAAAACTATTTTTAATTTTGGTGTTTTCATCTGTTTTGAGTAACGCACAAAATAGCGAATTAATTCCTTTTGTGTCTAATAAAAAATGGGGATTTAGTGATAAAGCTGGAAAAATAATGATACAACCTGTTTATGATAGTGTTGGGTTTTTTAATGCCAGTTCGGTTGGATTGAAGTATTTGACATATGCTTATGTGTATCAAAACCAAAAAATGGGTGTAATTGATACTAAAAACAAAGTGCTTTTGCCATTACAATATGCGCATTTAAGAAATGTATCTAATTCCTTTCATTTTATAGCTACAAATGATGAAGGAAAGTCAGGTTTAGTTGCTGCTGATAACCAACAACTTTTGCCTTTTGAATATGATGCTATTGATGATATTTTAAATAATTCCTATTTGTTAAAGAAACAAAACAAAATAGGGATTGCAGATGCTTCAGGAAAGATTCTCATTCCTGTAATTTACGATCAAATAGTTTATGTAGATGAAGATGATAGAACAGGAAAATGCCGTTGGCGTGTAAACAATGATACGATAACACAATATCTATATACAGCTATATATGATGATCCGAATGATGAAATTTATATGACTGTTCCAAGTGTTACTTATAAAGATAAAGCTGCTATATCCTATACTTTAGATGAAAACTCAAAGGATTTTGAGGAAAAAATTCCGATTCGATATGAAAGTAATTTGTTTTTATTACGAAAGAAAAATCTGTTTGGTTTTGTAGATGTGAAAGAGAAAATTGGATTTCAACCCAAGTATAAACAATTGGACTATTTTTTTAATTCTTATAATTATGAAAAAGGAAAAAAACATTATTTAATTATTGAAGAGAATCATAAAAAAGGATTGGTGGATGGTTATGGAAATCAATTGCTTAAAACAGAATATGATGCAATTAAAAAAGAATTCCATTATTTAGAACTTACTCAAAACAATCAAACTGGAATTTTCTTTTTAGCAACCCATAAAGTTGTGTTTTCTGATTTTAATAAAATTAAAACCGCTATAGAATTAGATAATGATTTTGTAGTTCTTTTGGTTGAAAATAAGGATACGAATTCGGTCTATTACGTGGGACAAAATGGAGTTATTTATAAAAATTGA
- a CDS encoding T9SS type A sorting domain-containing protein encodes MLKKITLFFLWVSASTYGQCYSGFNIGEYHVVSIKSDGTLWGWGSSDAGSLGNTNSINPSSFQIGTSTDWLKVSAGAYNTFIIKNNGTLWAMGDGRYGLLGNGSTTTINLTLQQIGSATNWQKISSSTQMTIGLKTDGTIWGWGQNDQYEMGNNTCCANQLTPIQIGTANHWVDIEGTSWGATVFALKNDGTIWGWGLNTGGLLSDNTVMARSVPTQLNADTDWASIHVGVAHILALKTDGTLWSWGGGEYGQTGDGLSPSLYRSYPRQVGTDTWSKIFAGWKVSFGIKPDGTLWAWGLNDVGQLGIGNTTNQFTPVQVGADTNWVDVVSGGAGNDQFTIATKSDGTVWVWGDNQGGQYGNGTIGNPVYVPTLMTGLCATLRTDEFEQENVFTMYPNPAKDVVTLQYDLALANATVAIYDVTGRLIHEVALNSVSGTNELNVSAYPAGVYLVLVKQGAAVVFSSKLVVE; translated from the coding sequence ATGCTTAAAAAAATTACTTTATTCTTTTTATGGGTATCTGCTTCTACTTATGGTCAATGCTATAGTGGTTTTAATATTGGCGAATATCATGTTGTCTCTATTAAATCGGATGGCACATTATGGGGATGGGGTTCAAGTGATGCTGGAAGCTTAGGGAATACCAATTCCATAAATCCTTCCTCTTTTCAAATAGGAACGTCTACTGATTGGTTAAAAGTAAGTGCTGGAGCATACAATACTTTTATTATTAAAAATAATGGTACTTTGTGGGCTATGGGAGATGGAAGGTACGGACTATTAGGTAATGGTTCTACAACTACAATAAATCTTACTTTGCAACAAATCGGTAGCGCTACTAATTGGCAGAAGATATCCTCTTCAACTCAAATGACTATTGGATTAAAAACTGATGGCACTATTTGGGGCTGGGGGCAAAATGATCAGTATGAAATGGGGAATAATACGTGTTGTGCCAATCAACTTACCCCTATTCAAATTGGCACAGCCAATCATTGGGTAGATATTGAAGGAACTAGTTGGGGTGCCACAGTTTTTGCTTTAAAAAATGACGGTACTATATGGGGATGGGGATTAAATACTGGAGGCTTATTAAGTGATAATACCGTTATGGCACGAAGTGTTCCCACTCAATTGAATGCAGATACTGATTGGGCTAGTATTCATGTTGGAGTTGCCCATATTTTAGCCTTAAAAACCGATGGCACCTTGTGGTCTTGGGGAGGGGGGGAATATGGACAAACAGGAGATGGTTTGTCTCCTTCATTATATCGTTCGTATCCAAGGCAGGTTGGTACTGATACTTGGTCTAAAATATTTGCAGGTTGGAAAGTCTCCTTTGGAATTAAACCTGATGGTACCCTTTGGGCTTGGGGACTTAATGATGTAGGACAGCTTGGAATTGGCAACACCACTAATCAATTTACTCCCGTTCAAGTTGGCGCTGATACGAACTGGGTTGATGTGGTTTCAGGTGGCGCTGGTAATGACCAGTTTACTATTGCCACAAAATCCGATGGTACGGTTTGGGTATGGGGAGATAATCAAGGGGGGCAATATGGTAATGGTACTATTGGAAATCCAGTTTATGTTCCAACCCTAATGACTGGGCTTTGTGCTACCTTACGTACTGATGAATTTGAACAAGAAAATGTTTTTACGATGTATCCTAATCCTGCTAAGGATGTGGTGACCTTACAATATGATTTAGCTTTAGCTAATGCTACTGTTGCCATTTATGATGTAACGGGTAGGTTGATTCATGAGGTGGCTTTAAATTCTGTTTCAGGAACTAATGAGTTAAATGTTAGTGCTTATCCTGCTGGGGTTTACTTGGTTTTGGTTAAGCAAGGAGCAGCTGTGGTTTTTAGTAGTAAGTTGGTTGTTGAGTAG
- a CDS encoding T9SS type A sorting domain-containing protein, translated as MLKKITLFFLWVSASTFGQCFDEFSLRSSGFHVLSIKSDGTLWGWGYSSFGQLGNTNMTNPIPFQLSTDTDWHKTFAGVANAFFIKTNGTLWGIGNSEFGLLGNGSTTQLNPTLQQIGTATNWQKISASSDMTIGIKTDGTIWGWGQNDQYEMGNNTCCANQLTPIQIGTANHWVDIETSLGASIFALKNDGTLWGWGLNLAGLLADNTVMARSIPTQLNSDTDWASIHVGAAHILALKTNGTLWSWGGGEYGQTGDGLSPSLYRSYPRQVGTDTWSKVFAGWKISFGIKPDGTLWAWGLNDVGQLGIGNSTNQFTPVQVGTDTDWVDVVSGGSGNVQFTIATKSDGTVWAWGDNQVGQYGNGTVGNPVFVPTLMTGLCATLSASEFQQENVFTMFPNPAKDVVTLQYDLALANATVAIYDVTGRLIHEVALNSVSGTNELNVSAYPAGVYLVLVKQGAAVVFSSKLVVE; from the coding sequence ATGCTTAAAAAAATTACTTTATTCTTTTTATGGGTATCTGCATCTACTTTTGGTCAATGTTTTGATGAATTTAGTTTGAGAAGTTCTGGTTTTCATGTTTTGTCTATCAAATCAGATGGGACTTTATGGGGTTGGGGATATAGTTCCTTTGGTCAATTAGGCAATACAAATATGACTAATCCAATCCCCTTTCAGTTATCAACAGACACTGATTGGCATAAAACATTTGCAGGTGTTGCCAACGCATTTTTCATCAAAACTAATGGTACGCTTTGGGGAATCGGAAATAGTGAATTTGGACTATTAGGTAATGGTTCAACAACTCAGTTAAACCCCACCTTACAACAAATAGGTACCGCTACTAATTGGCAAAAAATATCCGCATCGAGTGATATGACCATTGGTATAAAAACCGATGGAACTATCTGGGGCTGGGGACAAAACGATCAATATGAAATGGGGAATAATACCTGTTGTGCCAATCAACTTACTCCCATTCAAATTGGCACAGCGAATCATTGGGTAGATATTGAAACTAGTTTGGGTGCCTCTATTTTTGCTTTAAAAAATGATGGCACCCTATGGGGTTGGGGATTGAATCTTGCAGGTTTGTTAGCCGATAATACCGTTATGGCACGAAGCATTCCTACACAATTAAATTCTGATACTGATTGGGCTAGTATTCATGTTGGCGCTGCCCATATTTTAGCCTTAAAAACCAATGGTACCTTGTGGTCTTGGGGGGGGGGTGAATATGGACAAACTGGTGATGGTTTGTCTCCTTCATTATATCGTTCGTATCCAAGACAAGTTGGTACTGACACTTGGTCTAAAGTATTTGCTGGATGGAAAATATCCTTTGGAATTAAACCCGATGGTACCTTGTGGGCATGGGGGCTTAATGATGTAGGACAGCTTGGAATAGGCAACAGCACTAATCAATTTACCCCTGTTCAAGTGGGTACTGATACCGACTGGGTTGATGTTGTTTCTGGAGGTTCTGGTAATGTCCAATTTACTATTGCTACAAAATCAGATGGCACGGTTTGGGCCTGGGGAGATAATCAAGTGGGGCAATATGGTAATGGTACCGTTGGAAATCCGGTTTTTGTTCCTACCCTAATGACGGGGCTTTGTGCTACCTTAAGTGCCTCTGAATTTCAACAAGAAAATGTTTTTACGATGTTTCCTAATCCTGCTAAGGATGTGGTGACCTTACAATATGATTTAGCTTTAGCTAATGCTACTGTTGCCATTTATGATGTAACGGGTAGGTTGATTCATGAGGTGGCTTTAAATTCTGTTTCAGGAACTAATGAGTTAAATGTTAGTGCTTATCCTGCTGGGGTTTACTTGGTTTTGGTTAAGCAAGGAGCAGCTGTGGTTTTTAGTAGTAAGTTGGTTGTTGAGTAG